Proteins from a genomic interval of Methanoplanus endosymbiosus:
- a CDS encoding right-handed parallel beta-helix repeat-containing protein yields the protein MRIGTYLMVILICTAVFAGTASAIGVIYVGYDKADISWSQYVGDDFGKYVIYADSSPVDTIYDQSETRCRADGLTTDRVYNFEVEYYDKSDKLKSTDSKDIHIGQVHGTLRLGDDDWNSIDVNMTGDIDLYGHELSVRNSNVFSGPTSNQYYYPETIKGSGDLMVINSQFTNVTVDVTLNDSFFSGMSANQDIKFRCSEKTFLNITAEGTYNGNPVSFWIIGDSNTVSDCGGFIKAEGDNNHFEDNNCMIIQVSGESPVITGNTVGNSVYDNYPGISTENGNNTVISGNIVSGIKGTGINLYTDKNPLIVDNVISDCRDRGIYISSPYLEEIINVTLINNTVSRTGSEGFRTWDPVSGGEFSRNLFSDLGNIGLRVDGTDLLVKENRFVNCSYAGMSIHAVSSEFTGNYADKSSMEIYGNDGWWSTIGYNSVRDNIVSNTREGYIGLDAESDNSTVINNTVSWSYEGISCEGFNITVAKNTVTNNLNSGITLDAVFGNISGNTLINNSNFNNVYYGGIYINSGNNLSITDNTVDTAYRCMYFDGGTDGTTVEKNIISNGSGIYVSSSGPSDFTVRDNIIKGSSAGFGIALTYIDEAEITDNEISNFAKGITLFSVNGTLIENNNITQTTTSGIEFGPYTETYGGCYLNEISDNSVESKNTGIKVDAKNTTVTSNTVTGYTQNGIYLTMGEGTNISSNILKKNTSYNPWDLYINTEEGLFQDTLTLDTNTIGVSNPTNLTFSNISDCFAVMSVEDPPEPPKPPEYNTTRTSIGKWAQVYNLSTELELDIEFHYTDEEIEGYNESSLWVWKHNGTTWDEGNPDDWESWDNKHWVNPERNIVGASIYHCCIFAPLTGKPVHNPRLEADYMSIKEALDDFEFTDGDTITVDTSYTGTKENINIYKEVRLKSSSGKAASVTITADDPYDPAIKIFSDNVEIDGFVITGAAFSYGLKIEGCEVVKVSNCKITGNSVGASLAKSEIGTPEKSEYCTISYSEFSGNSNCGVYINDSDENNVFDCEIKDPIGIAIENGISGLVSDCTFSGNSEYGVVVQHGGSVNEIMSCEFTDTENGIYLYDTEKNTFSGLTFKNTADTVINAEDSDRNTFSDISSDSFGSGAYLKNSDSNSFTDCEFKGNSDGFVTGFEISGSESNTIENCNIHDIASVGYSVDGFKIYGDSDSNSISNSSISGFESSKCTGITLTSGSGNIIENVTVSGLSAAYGGAYGLKLTSGPNIVKNSGFTGISATNNSYGWILNGDYGNTLKNSYLNSIASPNVSAGISAENFGYTNSLSGITFAGENATTFSMKGKGNMTFGWALTPPPDGDDLINIGHYLDINGDSGSELSLEVNYSAGDLGTKDPNLLSMWHYKGDSWVKLPQPNGVDTAAMYTYADNITEFSVFAPMWNGYIPNPVANFTAAPLSGAAIRQVNFTDLSTESPHTWSWNFGDGNTSSVQNPVHNYTVNGTYTVSLTVTNDGGSDTMTKTDYITVYKKGDFNGNGVVDIGDVSKVAYMVAGLTHVDMAADFNENGEVDTGDAARIAWYFVGKISEL from the coding sequence ATGAGGATTGGGACTTATTTAATGGTAATTTTAATCTGCACAGCGGTATTTGCAGGAACAGCATCTGCAATAGGTGTAATTTATGTCGGCTATGACAAGGCCGATATTTCATGGTCGCAGTATGTTGGAGATGATTTTGGAAAATACGTGATCTATGCCGATTCATCGCCTGTTGATACCATATATGACCAGTCTGAGACAAGATGCCGTGCAGACGGCCTGACGACAGACCGGGTGTACAATTTTGAGGTTGAGTACTACGATAAGAGCGATAAACTGAAGAGTACTGATTCAAAAGATATTCACATAGGACAGGTGCATGGAACACTCAGGCTTGGAGATGATGACTGGAACAGCATAGATGTCAATATGACAGGTGATATTGATCTGTATGGTCATGAACTATCAGTGCGTAATTCAAACGTTTTTTCAGGCCCGACCAGCAATCAGTATTACTATCCGGAAACTATCAAAGGTTCAGGCGATCTGATGGTTATAAACTCTCAGTTTACAAACGTCACCGTCGATGTAACCCTTAATGACAGCTTCTTTTCCGGAATGTCAGCAAACCAGGACATAAAATTCCGTTGCAGTGAGAAGACATTTCTAAATATTACAGCAGAAGGGACATATAACGGAAATCCGGTTTCATTCTGGATAATCGGGGATTCAAATACCGTAAGTGACTGCGGCGGGTTCATAAAAGCTGAAGGTGACAACAATCACTTTGAAGACAACAACTGTATGATTATTCAGGTGAGCGGTGAATCTCCGGTTATAACCGGAAATACAGTCGGCAACTCTGTTTATGACAATTATCCTGGCATTTCTACTGAAAACGGCAATAATACGGTAATTTCAGGCAATATAGTGTCTGGAATTAAGGGAACGGGAATTAATTTATACACTGATAAAAATCCTCTAATTGTGGATAATGTCATAAGTGACTGCCGGGATCGCGGAATATACATCAGTTCCCCTTACCTGGAAGAGATCATTAATGTAACTCTGATAAACAACACTGTCAGCCGGACAGGTTCAGAGGGATTCCGGACATGGGACCCTGTAAGTGGCGGAGAGTTTTCACGTAATTTATTCTCAGATCTTGGAAACATTGGTCTCAGAGTAGATGGGACTGATCTTTTAGTAAAGGAAAACCGTTTTGTAAACTGTAGTTATGCCGGAATGAGCATTCATGCTGTCAGTTCGGAGTTCACCGGGAATTATGCCGATAAGTCATCCATGGAGATTTATGGTAATGACGGCTGGTGGAGTACAATTGGATACAATTCAGTAAGAGATAATATAGTATCAAACACCCGCGAAGGATATATCGGGCTTGATGCTGAATCTGACAACAGTACTGTCATCAATAATACCGTATCGTGGAGCTATGAAGGGATCTCATGCGAAGGCTTCAATATTACAGTTGCCAAAAATACGGTTACGAACAACCTTAATTCAGGAATAACCCTGGATGCTGTATTTGGCAATATTTCCGGAAACACTCTCATAAATAACTCAAACTTTAACAATGTCTACTATGGCGGAATTTACATTAATTCCGGCAATAACCTGAGTATAACAGATAATACAGTTGATACAGCCTACAGATGCATGTATTTTGACGGAGGCACAGACGGCACAACAGTTGAGAAAAATATAATCAGCAATGGTTCAGGAATATATGTCAGTTCATCAGGCCCGTCTGACTTCACTGTCAGGGACAACATAATCAAAGGCTCTTCAGCTGGATTTGGAATAGCCCTTACCTATATTGATGAAGCAGAGATAACCGACAATGAGATTTCCAATTTTGCTAAGGGAATAACTCTGTTTAGTGTAAACGGGACTTTAATTGAGAATAACAATATTACACAGACCACCACATCCGGAATTGAATTCGGACCATATACAGAAACATATGGAGGATGCTATCTGAATGAAATCTCCGACAACTCAGTTGAATCAAAGAACACAGGCATCAAAGTTGATGCTAAAAATACAACTGTCACGTCCAATACTGTAACCGGATATACCCAGAACGGCATCTATCTTACAATGGGCGAGGGAACAAACATCAGCAGTAACATACTGAAGAAAAATACATCCTACAACCCCTGGGACTTATACATAAATACTGAAGAAGGGTTATTCCAGGATACACTGACACTTGACACCAATACCATAGGCGTTTCAAACCCGACAAACCTTACATTCTCAAACATCTCAGACTGCTTTGCAGTAATGAGCGTAGAAGATCCGCCCGAACCACCCAAACCTCCGGAATACAACACAACCAGAACCTCAATCGGAAAGTGGGCACAGGTGTACAATCTGAGCACTGAACTTGAACTGGACATAGAATTCCATTACACAGATGAGGAGATTGAGGGCTATAACGAGAGTTCACTGTGGGTATGGAAGCACAACGGAACAACCTGGGACGAAGGCAATCCTGATGACTGGGAGAGCTGGGACAATAAACACTGGGTGAATCCAGAGAGAAATATTGTCGGAGCAAGCATATACCACTGCTGCATATTTGCGCCGCTAACCGGAAAACCGGTGCACAACCCACGGCTTGAAGCGGATTATATGTCAATAAAAGAGGCCCTTGATGACTTTGAATTCACAGACGGAGACACCATAACCGTTGACACATCATACACCGGCACAAAGGAGAACATCAATATTTACAAAGAGGTCAGGCTGAAATCTTCATCCGGAAAAGCGGCATCAGTGACCATTACAGCAGATGATCCATATGATCCGGCTATAAAGATATTTTCAGACAATGTTGAAATTGACGGTTTCGTCATCACAGGGGCAGCATTCTCATACGGATTAAAAATTGAAGGATGTGAAGTTGTTAAGGTATCCAACTGTAAAATAACAGGAAACTCTGTCGGAGCATCCTTAGCCAAATCGGAAATAGGAACCCCTGAAAAGTCTGAGTACTGTACAATATCATACTCCGAATTCTCCGGAAATTCAAACTGTGGTGTATATATCAACGATTCGGACGAGAACAATGTATTTGACTGTGAGATAAAAGATCCCATCGGAATTGCGATTGAAAACGGCATATCGGGCTTAGTTTCCGACTGTACCTTCTCCGGAAATTCAGAATACGGTGTTGTTGTTCAGCATGGCGGTTCTGTAAATGAGATTATGTCATGTGAATTCACAGACACAGAGAACGGAATCTACCTCTATGATACTGAGAAGAACACCTTTTCAGGATTAACCTTCAAAAACACGGCAGACACCGTAATCAATGCTGAGGATTCAGACCGGAATACATTTTCAGACATCTCTTCCGATTCATTCGGAAGTGGAGCATATCTTAAGAATTCAGACTCAAACAGTTTTACAGACTGTGAATTCAAAGGCAATTCTGACGGTTTCGTCACCGGATTTGAGATCTCAGGTTCAGAGAGCAATACAATAGAAAACTGTAATATCCACGATATTGCATCTGTAGGATATTCCGTTGACGGTTTTAAGATCTACGGCGATTCAGACAGTAACTCAATATCAAACTCAAGTATTTCCGGTTTTGAATCCTCAAAGTGTACAGGCATAACGCTCACCTCAGGAAGCGGTAATATAATAGAAAATGTAACCGTATCCGGTCTGAGTGCTGCATACGGCGGTGCATACGGGCTGAAGCTCACATCCGGACCAAATATTGTTAAAAATTCCGGATTTACAGGTATTTCTGCCACAAACAATTCATATGGCTGGATACTAAACGGGGACTATGGCAATACCCTGAAAAATTCATATCTGAATAGTATTGCATCTCCAAATGTTTCAGCCGGAATTTCGGCTGAGAACTTTGGCTATACAAACAGTCTGTCAGGAATCACATTTGCCGGAGAGAATGCAACGACATTTTCAATGAAAGGAAAGGGCAATATGACGTTTGGATGGGCATTAACCCCGCCGCCTGACGGTGATGACCTGATAAATATCGGCCATTATCTCGACATTAACGGAGATTCCGGTTCAGAATTATCCCTTGAGGTGAATTATTCAGCCGGAGACTTAGGTACAAAAGATCCAAATCTCCTGTCCATGTGGCACTATAAGGGAGACAGCTGGGTCAAACTGCCCCAGCCAAACGGTGTTGACACAGCTGCAATGTACACCTATGCCGACAATATCACTGAATTCTCGGTCTTTGCACCGATGTGGAACGGATATATCCCTAATCCGGTTGCAAATTTCACAGCAGCACCGCTATCAGGTGCTGCAATCCGGCAGGTAAATTTCACAGATCTCTCCACAGAAAGTCCGCATACATGGTCATGGAATTTTGGTGACGGAAATACATCATCAGTACAGAATCCGGTGCACAACTACACAGTAAACGGAACCTATACCGTAAGCCTTACTGTAACAAACGATGGCGGCAGTGATACGATGACAAAGACGGATTATATTACAGTCTATAAGAAAGGCGACTTTAACGGCAACGGTGTTGTTGACATAGGGGACGTTTCAAAGGTTGCATATATGGTTGCCGGACTGACCCACGTTGACATGGCTGCTGACTTCAACGAAAACGGTGAGGTCGATACCGGAGATGCAGCAAGGATTGCATGGTATTTTGTCGGGAAGATTAGTGAATTATAG
- a CDS encoding APC family permease, which yields MAESLNKYRLGFFTFAMITASIMISLRSLPSQAVTGMNILFYFAITTIGFLLPMTLVLKMFGCAFPVEGGLYAWVKESFGERWGFTAIFIQWMHLIIVSVLLLSFISGAIAYLFAPELSENKIYILAVSLIFFWSATLISMKGLKVSAKISTFCVIIGVFIPAFVIISMAALHIATGHLPQTDLSFTYANIVPDLSSLAALSMIAAFVNPFFGIEASAAHLGDLKDAAKNYLPTLVIGGIFCVLVNILCSLSIATVIPEGNISLVNGLLQALNMLFAEMNAGWMLFVIILMIMFGTVGEINSWILAPARGLTLTARKGSLPPFMQYINENGIPAHTLIIQAVAVTVFCLIFTLIPGVNSAYWVMLALLTHIYLIAYLILMLSAFKSRKRLFEANGYRTMAKKAIFSVMGILGIVTVLFMEFVTFYDPETAPGYELIYAAGMTFGMIVIISVPLITYAIRKPEWKSKD from the coding sequence ATGGCAGAATCTCTCAATAAATACAGGCTTGGTTTTTTTACATTTGCAATGATCACAGCCTCAATAATGATTAGCCTCAGAAGCCTGCCTTCACAGGCGGTTACAGGCATGAATATCCTCTTTTATTTTGCCATAACCACAATCGGCTTTCTCCTGCCAATGACCCTTGTCCTGAAGATGTTTGGCTGTGCCTTTCCGGTTGAGGGCGGGCTTTATGCCTGGGTTAAGGAGTCATTTGGTGAGAGATGGGGATTTACTGCGATATTTATTCAGTGGATGCACCTGATTATCGTATCTGTTCTTCTCTTAAGCTTCATATCCGGAGCAATAGCCTATCTCTTCGCACCTGAATTGTCGGAGAACAAAATTTATATTCTTGCAGTATCTCTGATATTTTTCTGGTCAGCGACCCTAATCAGCATGAAAGGGCTGAAAGTATCAGCAAAGATAAGCACATTCTGCGTAATTATCGGAGTATTCATTCCGGCATTTGTGATAATCTCAATGGCGGCTTTACATATCGCAACCGGACATCTGCCCCAGACTGACCTCTCCTTTACATATGCTAATATTGTGCCCGATCTCTCATCCCTTGCAGCTCTTTCAATGATTGCGGCTTTTGTTAATCCCTTCTTTGGCATTGAAGCCTCAGCGGCACACCTTGGCGATCTAAAGGATGCAGCGAAAAATTATCTGCCAACCCTTGTAATCGGCGGAATATTCTGTGTTCTGGTAAACATTCTCTGCTCCCTCTCCATCGCAACCGTAATTCCGGAAGGGAATATCAGCCTTGTAAACGGCCTTTTACAGGCGCTGAATATGCTATTTGCTGAGATGAATGCGGGCTGGATGCTGTTTGTCATAATTCTCATGATAATGTTTGGGACTGTTGGTGAGATCAATTCCTGGATTTTAGCCCCGGCAAGGGGACTTACACTTACTGCCCGGAAAGGTTCACTTCCGCCTTTTATGCAGTATATCAATGAAAACGGAATTCCGGCACACACATTAATAATTCAGGCAGTTGCAGTCACTGTATTCTGCCTTATTTTCACTCTGATTCCGGGTGTGAATTCAGCATACTGGGTGATGCTTGCACTTTTAACTCATATATACCTCATTGCCTATCTTATACTGATGCTCTCAGCGTTTAAGAGCAGGAAAAGACTATTTGAGGCAAACGGTTACCGTACAATGGCAAAAAAAGCTATCTTTTCAGTTATGGGAATACTGGGGATAGTAACAGTTCTCTTCATGGAATTTGTGACCTTCTATGATCCTGAAACCGCACCCGGTTATGAGCTTATCTATGCCGCAGGTATGACCTTTGGTATGATTGTGATTATCTCAGTTCCGCTGATCACTTATGCCATCAGAAAACCGGAATGGAAGAGCAAAGATTAG
- a CDS encoding PadR family transcriptional regulator — protein MSGPLKFTERKNGGRGRGLIQLYILHSLKDDPKSGYELLKEISVKTKGAWVPSKGTLYPMLKKMDEEGLITISDTGKRCKNIFELTPDGKDTLDSIVRGRKEEKEKFFMFRDLLVEIFGEENGNLRSDLLNIRSVAEGIPAEKQDDVQRIINKCLAELQELNSDESGSS, from the coding sequence ATGAGCGGGCCGCTGAAATTTACGGAAAGGAAAAATGGAGGGAGGGGCAGGGGTTTAATCCAGCTTTATATCCTTCATTCCCTTAAAGATGATCCAAAATCCGGATATGAACTGTTAAAGGAGATATCTGTTAAGACAAAAGGTGCATGGGTACCAAGCAAGGGCACATTATACCCAATGCTAAAAAAAATGGACGAAGAAGGATTGATTACAATATCAGATACCGGAAAGCGCTGCAAGAATATCTTTGAGCTGACTCCGGACGGGAAAGATACACTTGATTCAATTGTACGGGGGAGGAAAGAAGAGAAGGAGAAGTTTTTCATGTTCAGGGATCTCCTCGTGGAGATATTCGGAGAAGAGAACGGAAATCTGAGATCTGACCTGCTGAATATACGGTCTGTTGCAGAAGGTATTCCGGCTGAAAAGCAGGATGATGTACAGAGAATTATTAATAAATGCCTTGCGGAATTACAGGAGCTGAATTCGGATGAAAGCGGTAGCAGTTGA
- a CDS encoding ATP-binding cassette domain-containing protein yields the protein MKAVAVEELTKKFGDFTAVDSISFDINEGEIFGLLGPNGAGKTTTISMLATMLSPTSGKAEVAGHDISADEDGVRKSIGIVFQDQSLDEELTAWENMDFHGRLYRIPKQIRAERTEELLELVGLTERKDDFVKTYSGGMRRRLEIARGLLHRPKVLFLDEPTLGLDPQTRNYLWDYIDKLSREMKITVILTTHYMDEADRLCGRIGIIDKGQIVALDTPENLKKRLGGDVITIKSPDYSGKISGLEKSWIENTEGYNGFFTVALHDAEEHLSELIETLINRKIKITSVSVHKPTLEDVFLHYTGRTIRDEEAGAKDHMRMDYKRRRH from the coding sequence ATGAAAGCGGTAGCAGTTGAAGAACTCACTAAAAAATTCGGTGATTTCACCGCCGTTGACAGCATATCATTTGATATAAATGAGGGTGAAATATTCGGCCTTCTTGGGCCAAACGGTGCAGGGAAGACGACTACAATTTCAATGCTTGCAACAATGCTCTCTCCAACTTCGGGAAAAGCTGAAGTTGCCGGACATGATATCAGTGCTGATGAAGACGGTGTCAGAAAGTCAATAGGGATTGTCTTTCAGGACCAGAGCCTTGATGAAGAGCTTACTGCATGGGAGAATATGGACTTTCACGGCAGGCTGTACCGGATTCCAAAACAAATCCGGGCCGAAAGAACAGAAGAACTGCTTGAACTTGTCGGGCTTACTGAGAGAAAGGACGATTTTGTAAAGACCTATTCCGGTGGTATGAGAAGAAGGCTTGAGATTGCAAGGGGTCTGCTGCACCGGCCAAAGGTGCTATTTTTAGATGAACCGACACTTGGACTTGATCCACAGACGAGGAATTACCTATGGGATTATATCGATAAGCTCAGCCGTGAGATGAAGATAACCGTAATTCTGACTACACATTACATGGACGAGGCCGACAGGCTCTGTGGGCGTATAGGGATAATTGACAAAGGTCAGATCGTTGCCCTTGATACACCTGAAAACCTTAAGAAGAGGCTGGGAGGGGATGTTATAACCATAAAATCTCCTGATTATTCCGGTAAAATTTCCGGCCTTGAAAAATCGTGGATTGAGAATACTGAGGGCTATAATGGCTTTTTCACAGTTGCCCTGCATGATGCCGAAGAGCATTTGTCAGAACTGATCGAGACCCTGATAAACCGGAAAATAAAGATAACATCAGTTTCAGTTCATAAACCAACACTTGAGGATGTATTTCTGCATTATACCGGCAGGACGATCCGCGATGAGGAAGCCGGGGCAAAGGATCACATGAGAATGGATTATAAGAGAAGGAGGCACTGA
- a CDS encoding ABC transporter permease produces the protein MDVIYTIWLRNLKRYLRSRSRIVGSLGMPLFFLIILGFGLNSVVNISGVGGNYVDFLVPGIVAMSVLFTSIFSGVQVIWDKQFGFLKETLVAPVSRTEIMLGQTFGGATTAIIQGTIILVLSLFIGLEIPDIAGLFIAFGFMALVGIGFTSLGIAIASRMEDMNGFQLIMSFIIFPIFGLSGAMFPIESLPPAFKTLTLFDPLTYGVEGIRYGLNGVSQINPLVCLAVLLGFSGAMIILGAFLFRKTKI, from the coding sequence ATGGATGTCATCTACACAATCTGGCTCAGAAACCTCAAAAGATATCTCCGGTCAAGAAGCAGGATTGTAGGGAGTCTTGGGATGCCGCTCTTCTTCCTGATAATCCTTGGTTTCGGGCTGAATTCGGTTGTGAACATCTCAGGTGTCGGGGGGAATTATGTGGACTTCCTTGTCCCCGGAATTGTGGCGATGAGTGTTTTATTTACCTCGATATTCTCCGGAGTTCAGGTGATCTGGGATAAGCAGTTTGGTTTTTTAAAGGAGACTCTTGTTGCTCCGGTCTCGCGGACAGAGATTATGCTTGGGCAGACATTCGGCGGGGCAACAACGGCGATTATACAGGGTACAATAATTCTTGTGCTCTCGCTCTTTATCGGGCTTGAAATACCTGATATTGCCGGGCTGTTTATCGCATTCGGATTCATGGCACTGGTCGGAATAGGCTTCACCTCCCTTGGGATTGCAATTGCATCAAGGATGGAGGATATGAACGGTTTTCAGCTTATTATGAGCTTTATAATCTTTCCGATATTCGGACTTTCAGGGGCTATGTTTCCGATAGAGAGCCTCCCCCCGGCTTTTAAGACACTGACGCTCTTTGACCCGCTGACATATGGTGTTGAGGGGATTAGGTATGGCCTTAACGGAGTGTCACAGATAAATCCTTTGGTATGCCTTGCAGTCCTGCTCGGATTTTCAGGTGCAATGATAATTCTGGGAGCATTTCTCTTCCGGAAAACAAAAATATAA
- a CDS encoding PGF-pre-PGF domain-containing protein, whose protein sequence is MAIKIQYFQPNNDAIDLTIKDCTAGAINPENTSSFVIFKDSEYSNVIESTALGNNANIHELRAAGDLTVSDTTDIPPDGDGLYNIGHYLNLSTGSSAEAWLSFDYTDEDLGGKDPALLSVWRNEGTGWQQVPQPNGVNTAERYVYADNITEFSVFAPMWSGKDLPVADFTAEPTEGTVPLQVRFTDKSENAQIWLWTFGDGSTSEEKNPVYTYNSIGTFTVSLKVTNPLGSDTKTVMDYITVRDVPPEPPKKTENMTLKDNGTKVSEIGGKQQVSFNSSESSGGEISGDNIILRNNGINVTITTDGLTNTSGMYSGNVTGVNLSSDPLTSDIGGNVGNASFSFNASMPRYNPDAVIETSLYEKPSDHAATQFSLTASKNGLNIDSTAYSVYITKTNLTANDTISNAVLRFTAGEAWVNANGGKDAIRVIREADNGTCQFLETTYIGTDGKGNMIFEAISPDGFSAFAMVAVSAVPSPAPGPSGGSSSSSGGGGSGGDTVASSSGSVKAGVPAAFTVKDGPVYEADINFNRDLSSVLLTVNTRSTVPPGVQNEPELEVYRYLTFELYKADPSDVSSASIKFSVPQNLVSGKKTVLLHYTDGKWVSLPTVKTGEKDGNELYSAETPSLSSFAIAFDKPAGDIITAEKTETDVIITEKTDRKDAPLPTASPGFGLFVLLLASAGFILMQHREKY, encoded by the coding sequence ATGGCTATCAAAATTCAATATTTCCAACCGAATAATGACGCCATAGATCTGACGATTAAAGACTGCACAGCAGGTGCAATAAATCCCGAAAATACCTCATCATTTGTAATATTTAAGGATTCAGAATACTCAAATGTCATCGAATCAACAGCACTTGGAAATAATGCAAATATTCACGAACTCCGTGCAGCAGGTGATCTCACGGTTTCAGACACGACAGATATTCCGCCGGACGGGGACGGACTCTATAACATCGGCCATTACCTGAATCTCTCCACCGGAAGTTCAGCTGAAGCATGGCTTTCATTTGACTATACTGATGAAGACCTCGGTGGAAAGGATCCGGCACTTCTCTCGGTATGGAGAAATGAAGGCACCGGATGGCAGCAGGTGCCACAGCCAAACGGTGTGAATACGGCAGAGCGTTATGTTTATGCTGATAATATCACTGAATTTTCAGTATTTGCACCGATGTGGTCCGGAAAAGACCTTCCAGTCGCAGATTTCACAGCAGAACCGACAGAAGGCACTGTCCCGCTTCAGGTAAGATTTACTGACAAATCAGAAAATGCACAGATATGGTTATGGACATTTGGTGACGGCAGCACTTCAGAAGAAAAAAATCCGGTTTACACATACAACAGCATAGGAACATTTACAGTAAGTCTGAAAGTCACAAATCCGCTTGGAAGTGATACAAAAACAGTTATGGATTACATAACCGTCAGGGATGTACCACCTGAGCCGCCAAAGAAGACTGAGAACATGACCTTAAAGGACAACGGGACAAAAGTCTCTGAAATCGGAGGAAAACAGCAGGTCAGTTTCAATTCATCTGAAAGTTCAGGCGGAGAGATATCGGGGGACAATATCATCCTCAGAAATAACGGGATTAATGTCACAATCACCACAGACGGGCTTACAAATACAAGCGGGATGTACTCGGGCAATGTTACGGGCGTAAACCTGAGCAGTGATCCCCTGACTTCTGATATCGGCGGAAATGTAGGCAATGCCTCATTCTCGTTCAATGCCTCTATGCCGAGGTACAACCCGGATGCCGTCATTGAGACATCACTTTATGAAAAGCCAAGTGATCATGCAGCCACACAGTTCAGCCTGACTGCCTCTAAGAATGGCCTTAATATTGATTCAACAGCATATTCTGTCTATATCACCAAAACAAACCTGACAGCAAATGACACCATATCCAATGCAGTCCTGCGGTTTACTGCCGGAGAGGCATGGGTTAATGCAAACGGCGGAAAGGATGCCATAAGGGTAATAAGGGAGGCAGACAACGGAACCTGCCAGTTCCTTGAAACGACCTATATCGGCACAGACGGAAAGGGCAATATGATCTTTGAGGCCATATCGCCTGACGGGTTCTCGGCATTTGCAATGGTGGCCGTATCGGCGGTGCCTTCACCTGCACCAGGGCCGTCCGGCGGATCTTCGTCCTCATCAGGCGGAGGAGGAAGCGGCGGGGATACTGTTGCTTCCTCATCCGGAAGTGTAAAAGCAGGAGTTCCGGCGGCATTTACAGTTAAGGACGGGCCTGTTTATGAGGCTGATATTAACTTTAACAGAGATCTCTCATCAGTACTCCTGACAGTGAATACAAGGAGCACGGTTCCTCCCGGTGTACAGAATGAGCCGGAACTGGAGGTCTATCGCTACCTGACCTTTGAACTCTATAAAGCCGATCCCTCAGATGTATCATCTGCAAGTATCAAATTTTCAGTTCCCCAAAACCTCGTTTCCGGTAAGAAAACTGTCCTCCTGCATTACACAGACGGAAAGTGGGTAAGTCTCCCAACCGTAAAAACGGGTGAAAAGGACGGCAATGAACTCTACAGTGCAGAAACACCGTCACTTTCATCCTTTGCAATAGCCTTTGATAAACCCGCAGGAGATATTATAACAGCTGAAAAGACAGAAACAGACGTGATAATCACAGAAAAAACGGACAGAAAGGATGCACCCCTCCCGACAGCAAGCCCCGGCTTTGGACTTTTTGTTCTTCTTCTGGCATCTGCAGGATTTATTCTTATGCAGCACAGGGAAAAATACTGA